The proteins below come from a single Falco rusticolus isolate bFalRus1 chromosome 8, bFalRus1.pri, whole genome shotgun sequence genomic window:
- the MAIP1 gene encoding m-AAA protease-interacting protein 1, mitochondrial codes for MALRAALGCGRWLARALAAPGAARVPPPQPAAASVLLPVGPRPLRPAARFASTAGPGPGPEGPARRVVVVRITSPFAWLRTRFYYLLIRLYFDQEFSIEEFTRGAKQAFSVVSKLLSQRKLDLLDELVSAEVLQVLKEKISLLPDNHRDALAADIDAIMYTTEGDVRIYYDDDGRKFVSILMCFWYLNGANLPEQLPGEAKVFQIVFGDESTKEKRHLLTANYEFQREFTEGAKPDWTITRIEHPRLLE; via the exons ATGGCGCTACGCGCGGCTCTGGGCTGCGGCCGCTGGCTCGCCCGCGCTCTGGCAGcgccgggggcggcccgggtcccgccgccgcagcccgccgccgcctcggtGCTGCTGCCGGTCGGGCCCCGCCCGCTCCGACCCGCCGCCCGCTTCGCCAGcaccgccgggccgggcccggggcccGAGGGCCCAGCGCGgcgggtggtggtggtgaggatCACCAGCCCCTTCGCCTGGCTCCGCACCCGCTTCTACTACCTGCTCATCCGCCTGTACTTCGACCAGGAGTTCAGCATCGAGGAGTTCACGCGGGGGGCCAAGCAG gccttttctgttgtttcaaaACTGTTGTCTCAGCGTAAACTTGACCTGCTGGATGAACTTGTATCAGCAGAG GTACTTCAGGTGCTgaaggaaaagatttctttGCTCCCAGACAACCACAGGGATGCTTTAGCAGCTGACATTGATGCAATCATGTACACAACAGAAGGAGATGTTCGCATTTACTATGATGATGATG GAAGAAAGTTCGTCAGCATCCTGATGTGTTTCTGGTATCTGAATGGTGCTAACCTACCTGAGCAATTACCGGGTGAAGCAAAAGTTTTCCAGATTGTGTTTGGAGatgaaagcacaaaagaaaaaagacatctTCTAACAGCAAACTATGA gttcCAAAGGGAATTTACAGAAGGAGCAAAACCAGACTGGACAATTACACGGATTGAACATCCAAGGCTATTAGAATAA